The following proteins are co-located in the Paraburkholderia phytofirmans PsJN genome:
- a CDS encoding porin, with product MADTFVKRSALALAAFGLSMGAHAQSSVTLYGTVDAGLIYTSNQQTTLANGSTNGHANYQLGGGNLVPSRWGLMGTEDIGGGTTVNFALENSFLIGSGAMLQSNTLFNRNAWVGVNNATYGALTFGRQYDPFSDYMGAYASSNNWATLYGSHFGDVDNLNEAFNFNNSIKYISPSFGGFTVGGLFSLGGVAGNFSQNKGWALAANYAQGPLSLSAGYLELNQPLQAALGGTSSYIGDFSCANADASYCLLQDASKVRIFGAGGSYSFGKANVAVTYTHTRLSQSQYFASAARPGGADVSFDIAELNTTYALAPDLQLGLAYIFNDVKPSGSGSTRVHQINLGAVYSLSKRTAVYAVAIGQKSSGAGLGVDAVTGASENLAQIPNVVNSDTDRQVSVVVGLRHNF from the coding sequence ATGGCAGACACTTTCGTCAAGCGCTCGGCGCTTGCGCTGGCCGCGTTCGGCCTTTCGATGGGCGCGCACGCGCAATCTTCGGTGACGCTTTACGGCACGGTCGACGCCGGCCTCATCTACACGAGCAATCAGCAGACGACCCTCGCCAACGGCAGCACCAACGGACACGCGAACTATCAACTCGGAGGCGGCAATCTGGTGCCGTCGCGTTGGGGCTTGATGGGCACGGAAGATATCGGCGGCGGCACGACGGTCAACTTCGCGTTGGAGAACAGCTTTCTGATCGGCAGCGGCGCGATGCTGCAATCGAATACGCTGTTCAATCGCAATGCGTGGGTCGGTGTGAACAACGCGACGTATGGCGCGCTAACGTTCGGCCGTCAATACGATCCGTTCTCGGATTACATGGGTGCGTATGCATCGAGTAACAACTGGGCGACGCTGTACGGCTCGCATTTCGGAGACGTCGATAACTTGAACGAGGCGTTCAACTTCAACAATTCGATCAAGTACATCAGCCCGAGCTTTGGCGGTTTCACGGTTGGAGGATTGTTCAGCCTTGGCGGCGTAGCGGGCAATTTTTCGCAGAACAAGGGCTGGGCGTTGGCGGCGAATTACGCGCAGGGGCCATTGTCGTTGAGCGCGGGGTATCTGGAGTTGAATCAGCCGTTGCAAGCGGCGCTGGGTGGTACGAGCAGCTATATCGGCGACTTCAGTTGCGCGAATGCGGACGCGTCGTACTGTCTGCTGCAGGATGCGAGCAAGGTGCGGATCTTTGGGGCAGGGGGTTCGTATTCGTTCGGCAAGGCGAACGTGGCGGTGACTTATACGCACACGCGGCTGTCGCAGAGCCAGTACTTTGCGAGCGCGGCACGGCCGGGCGGCGCCGATGTTTCATTCGATATCGCCGAGTTGAACACCACCTATGCGCTTGCGCCCGATTTGCAGCTTGGGCTGGCCTATATCTTCAACGATGTGAAGCCGAGCGGAAGCGGCTCGACCCGCGTGCATCAGATCAATCTCGGAGCGGTGTATAGCTTGTCGAAACGGACCGCAGTTTATGCCGTGGCGATTGGGCAGAAGTCGTCCGGTGCCGGGTTAGGGGTCGACGCGGTGACCGGCGCGAGTGAGAACCTCGCGCAGATTCCGAACGTGGTGAATTCGGATACCGATCGGCAGGTCTCGGTGGTTGTGGGGTTGCGGCACAACTTTTGA
- a CDS encoding AraC family transcriptional regulator — MKKVTLNGSFPMIRAAVMGPVVRALDASGAQCDGLLEEFGMSRKLLSNPYEILPLTRYVAAFERAAEVVGESALGLRLGSEVQLTELGPAGLVFLSSPTLNAAMRKFVLALASWQNTTTCELLRDDEWPIWTYQIASPQIWPRRQDAEYSLSTMCHMVRLVRGAAWNPVEVHFEHAAPVDLKPYARIFRVPVRFQQPFNGLILRPQDLDASLKSADSQMARMMERHATDLIARDAMPHSITEQVRDLVTRRLAREKLIVADIAKDLGLSHRSLQRHLAQEGTSVRQIVREERQRSVEGLLEREELTNAAIARAVGYADATVLWRATRSWKKNNP, encoded by the coding sequence ATGAAAAAAGTCACGCTCAACGGCAGTTTCCCGATGATCCGCGCCGCGGTCATGGGGCCGGTTGTGCGCGCACTCGACGCATCGGGCGCGCAATGCGACGGGCTGCTGGAGGAGTTCGGTATGAGCCGCAAGCTCCTGTCGAATCCGTATGAAATCCTGCCGCTTACGCGTTATGTCGCGGCGTTCGAACGTGCCGCGGAGGTCGTCGGCGAATCCGCGCTCGGCCTGCGTTTAGGCAGTGAAGTGCAATTGACGGAACTCGGGCCTGCAGGTCTGGTGTTTCTCTCATCACCCACGTTGAACGCGGCCATGCGCAAGTTCGTGCTTGCGCTCGCGTCGTGGCAAAACACCACGACCTGCGAACTGCTGCGCGATGACGAATGGCCGATCTGGACCTACCAGATCGCCAGTCCGCAAATCTGGCCGCGCCGGCAAGATGCAGAATACAGTCTCTCGACCATGTGTCACATGGTCCGGCTCGTGCGCGGCGCAGCGTGGAATCCGGTCGAAGTGCATTTCGAACATGCCGCGCCGGTCGATCTCAAACCGTATGCGCGTATCTTTCGTGTGCCGGTGCGCTTTCAGCAGCCTTTCAACGGCTTGATTCTGCGGCCGCAAGATCTCGACGCTTCGCTCAAAAGCGCCGACTCGCAAATGGCGCGCATGATGGAGCGCCACGCCACCGATCTGATCGCGCGGGATGCGATGCCGCACAGCATTACCGAGCAGGTTCGCGATCTGGTGACGCGGCGGCTCGCGCGCGAAAAACTGATCGTCGCCGACATTGCAAAGGATCTCGGTCTCTCGCATCGCTCATTGCAGCGGCACCTTGCGCAAGAGGGCACTTCCGTGCGGCAGATCGTGCGAGAGGAGCGGCAGCGCAGCGTCGAAGGCCTGCTCGAACGGGAAGAACTCACCAATGCGGCGATTGCGCGCGCTGTTGGCTATGCGGATGCCACTGTCCTGTGGCGCGCCACGCGTAGCTGGAAGAAAAATAACCCGTGA
- a CDS encoding LysR family transcriptional regulator, with translation MKIDTLGVQAFVAIADRGSFQSAADSLHVTQTAITQRLRKLETYLGVTLIERTTRSMTLTEIGQGFLPQARRLLGELADALVEIRETGVARRGDVSIACVPTVGVQYLPRILQAYSARYPHNRIRILDHASSAVEAAVLRREVEFGINIAGEHHPDLASVPLTEDRYVLICHEDHPLAKRRRIAWQQLQSYPLIFAGEVSGNRALLDVALEPSQLALRSFYEVQRSSTAVGLVAQGVGAAVVPALALQKGAYPTVRIVELTQPAVSRTLVLVARKTAQLSPAAQALYDMILEQATFKG, from the coding sequence ATGAAAATCGACACGCTCGGCGTTCAGGCGTTCGTCGCCATCGCGGATCGCGGCAGCTTCCAGAGCGCCGCCGATTCGCTGCACGTCACGCAAACGGCCATCACGCAGCGTCTGCGCAAGCTCGAAACCTACCTCGGCGTAACGCTGATCGAACGGACCACGCGCTCCATGACGCTCACCGAAATCGGGCAAGGGTTTCTACCGCAAGCGCGCCGCTTGCTCGGCGAACTTGCCGATGCGCTGGTCGAAATCCGCGAGACGGGCGTGGCGCGCCGCGGCGATGTATCCATCGCCTGCGTGCCGACGGTCGGCGTGCAGTATCTGCCGCGTATCCTGCAGGCGTATTCGGCGCGTTATCCGCATAACCGCATCAGGATTCTCGATCACGCTTCGTCCGCGGTGGAAGCGGCCGTGCTGCGCCGGGAAGTCGAATTCGGCATCAATATCGCCGGCGAGCATCATCCCGATCTGGCGAGCGTGCCGCTCACGGAAGACCGCTATGTTCTGATTTGCCACGAGGATCATCCATTGGCAAAGCGGCGCCGCATCGCCTGGCAGCAGTTGCAATCGTATCCGCTGATTTTTGCCGGCGAGGTGAGCGGCAACCGCGCGTTACTGGACGTCGCGCTGGAGCCGAGCCAACTGGCGCTGCGCTCGTTCTACGAAGTGCAGCGCAGTTCGACGGCGGTCGGGCTGGTCGCGCAGGGTGTGGGCGCGGCGGTGGTGCCGGCGCTTGCATTGCAAAAAGGCGCGTATCCGACGGTGCGGATCGTCGAACTCACGCAGCCGGCCGTATCGCGCACGCTCGTGCTCGTGGCGCGCAAGACCGCGCAGTTGTCGCCTGCCGCGCAGGCGCTCTACGATATGATCCTCGAGCAGGCGACGTTCAAAGGGTGA
- a CDS encoding APC family permease: protein MSEPYSPTGVVDAENPVELKGNTLGLWQIVFLVISAAAPLTGMLGAVPPAISLGNGAGIPGAFVIAGVVLLIFSVGFASMSRHVVRAGAFYAYITAGLGRPLGMAGALVALMSYTFIQIALYGLFGFFCTVILSPLLHTALPWYGYSLICVAVVQFTGIRGIDLNSRLLGVLMCLELGILLVLAIAIVVHGGGPNGLTLAPFTPQHVFSGHLGIAVMFAFASFIGFEATAIYGKECRDPKVTVPRATYVSVMLILVFFAFVTWTIVCAYGLADVVTVATKQPGDFWFIQSAKYLGNAVTTVMSLLLLSSIFASLLSFHNTLVRYIHALSLEGILPQVLNRVHEKYRSPYVASYLQTFSVCVLLGLFIAAGSDVFNIVFSWSSALGTIGIVMLQAVTSFSVIAFFRKTRKDTRVWHSFVAPLVGGLGLLYIGVILVRNLDALSGSDSPIVKSFPWIVFTVALVGVLIGLILRKKRPDIYARFGQ from the coding sequence ATGAGTGAACCCTATTCTCCGACCGGAGTGGTCGACGCGGAGAACCCCGTGGAATTGAAAGGCAATACGCTGGGCTTATGGCAGATCGTGTTCCTGGTGATTTCGGCGGCCGCGCCGCTGACGGGCATGCTCGGCGCGGTGCCGCCCGCGATCAGTCTGGGCAACGGCGCGGGCATTCCGGGCGCGTTCGTGATCGCCGGCGTAGTGCTGCTGATTTTCAGCGTGGGCTTTGCGTCGATGAGCCGGCACGTGGTGCGGGCCGGCGCCTTCTACGCGTACATTACCGCCGGACTTGGGCGGCCGTTGGGCATGGCGGGCGCGCTCGTCGCGCTGATGTCGTACACGTTCATCCAGATCGCGCTGTACGGCCTGTTTGGTTTCTTCTGCACGGTGATCCTTTCGCCGCTCCTGCATACCGCGTTGCCCTGGTACGGGTATTCGCTGATTTGCGTCGCCGTGGTGCAATTCACCGGCATTCGTGGCATCGATCTGAATAGCCGCCTGCTCGGCGTGCTGATGTGCCTCGAACTGGGCATTCTGCTGGTGCTCGCCATCGCGATCGTCGTGCATGGCGGCGGACCGAACGGGCTCACGCTCGCACCGTTCACGCCGCAGCATGTGTTCAGCGGCCACCTCGGCATTGCGGTGATGTTCGCGTTTGCCTCGTTCATCGGCTTCGAGGCGACCGCGATCTACGGCAAGGAATGTCGCGATCCGAAGGTGACAGTGCCGCGCGCTACGTACGTGTCCGTGATGCTGATTCTCGTGTTCTTCGCTTTCGTTACATGGACCATCGTCTGCGCGTATGGCCTCGCCGATGTGGTCACGGTCGCGACCAAACAGCCAGGCGATTTCTGGTTCATTCAGTCCGCCAAATATCTGGGCAATGCAGTGACGACGGTGATGAGCCTCCTGCTGCTCAGCAGTATCTTCGCGAGCCTGTTGTCGTTTCATAACACGCTGGTGCGTTATATCCATGCGCTGAGTCTCGAAGGCATCTTGCCGCAGGTCCTCAACCGTGTGCATGAAAAATATCGTTCGCCGTATGTGGCGAGCTACCTGCAGACGTTTTCCGTGTGCGTGTTGCTCGGCCTCTTTATCGCGGCAGGCAGCGACGTGTTCAACATTGTGTTCAGCTGGAGTTCGGCGCTTGGCACGATCGGCATTGTGATGTTGCAGGCGGTGACGAGTTTTTCGGTGATCGCGTTCTTCCGCAAGACGCGCAAGGACACGCGCGTATGGCACTCGTTCGTTGCGCCGCTGGTGGGTGGCCTCGGCCTGTTGTATATCGGCGTGATTCTGGTGCGCAATCTCGACGCGCTCAGCGGCTCCGATAGTCCGATCGTCAAATCGTTTCCCTGGATCGTGTTCACGGTGGCGCTGGTCGGCGTGCTGATCGGTCTCATCCTGCGCAAGAAGCGCCCGGATATCTACGCACGCTTCGGCCAGTAA
- a CDS encoding GntR family transcriptional regulator produces MKTSRHHTLQDQTYDTLRQWLTIGRFVPGERIKIRHVAAELGVGEMPVRSALQRLAAESALVNVPNCGVTVPHLSKAQFDDVLRVRLILEGQAAELGVPHLTAHDLDTLETLNAQMAQALRTADAKSYLDANEAFHLILYRAAGSPLLLELIETVWLQVGPISNLLFGEALFADTLNEAHDDLLTAAKARDAAGVRSAIERDLNHAAKCLREQCL; encoded by the coding sequence ATGAAAACTTCACGCCATCACACGCTGCAGGACCAGACCTACGACACGCTGCGGCAGTGGCTCACCATCGGGCGCTTCGTGCCCGGCGAGCGCATCAAGATCCGCCACGTCGCCGCCGAACTCGGCGTGGGCGAAATGCCGGTGCGCTCCGCGTTGCAGCGCCTAGCGGCCGAATCGGCGCTCGTCAACGTGCCCAATTGCGGCGTGACGGTGCCGCATCTATCGAAGGCACAGTTCGACGATGTGCTGCGCGTGCGTCTGATCCTCGAAGGCCAGGCGGCTGAACTGGGCGTGCCGCATCTCACGGCGCATGATCTCGATACGCTGGAAACATTGAACGCGCAAATGGCGCAGGCGTTGCGCACCGCCGACGCCAAAAGCTATCTCGACGCCAACGAGGCATTCCACCTGATTCTGTACCGGGCGGCCGGGTCACCGCTGCTGCTGGAGCTGATCGAAACCGTGTGGCTGCAGGTTGGCCCGATTTCAAATCTGCTGTTTGGCGAGGCGCTATTCGCCGATACGCTCAACGAAGCGCACGACGATCTGCTGACTGCCGCGAAAGCGCGCGACGCGGCCGGCGTGCGGAGCGCGATCGAGCGCGATCTGAATCATGCGGCGAAGTGTTTGCGCGAGCAGTGCCTGTGA
- the tam gene encoding trans-aconitate 2-methyltransferase, producing MTSNKDWHAKQYVLFESERTRPVRDLLAAVPPTDVKTAVDIGCGPGNSTETLAAHVPGAAVSGMDSSPDMIAAARQRLPQFRFDVSDIATWDAPGPYDLILANAVLQWVPDHERLFPSLVGKLTPGGSLAVQMPDNLDEPAHRLLREIAADGPWAHKLKGVERTMRYGAQWYYALLEPLCARVDVWRTVYHHPLAGGADAVVEWFKGSALRPFLAELDDAEQAAFLGRYREAIAAAYPALADGTVLLPFPRLFIVATR from the coding sequence ATGACGTCGAACAAGGATTGGCACGCGAAGCAGTACGTGTTGTTCGAAAGCGAGCGCACGCGTCCGGTCAGGGATCTGCTGGCGGCCGTGCCGCCGACGGACGTGAAGACAGCGGTGGACATCGGCTGCGGACCCGGCAACTCGACCGAAACACTCGCGGCGCACGTGCCGGGCGCTGCGGTCAGCGGCATGGACAGTTCGCCCGACATGATCGCGGCGGCCCGCCAGCGTCTGCCGCAATTCCGCTTCGACGTGAGCGACATCGCCACGTGGGACGCACCCGGACCCTACGACCTGATTCTCGCCAACGCGGTGTTGCAGTGGGTGCCCGACCACGAGCGGCTGTTTCCGTCGCTCGTCGGCAAACTCACGCCGGGCGGCAGCCTCGCGGTGCAGATGCCGGATAACCTCGACGAACCCGCGCACCGTCTGCTGCGCGAGATTGCCGCCGACGGCCCGTGGGCGCACAAACTCAAAGGCGTCGAGCGCACCATGCGCTACGGCGCACAGTGGTATTACGCCTTGCTCGAACCGCTGTGCGCGCGGGTCGACGTGTGGCGCACCGTCTACCATCACCCGCTCGCGGGTGGCGCGGACGCGGTGGTCGAATGGTTCAAGGGCAGCGCGCTGCGGCCGTTCCTCGCCGAACTCGACGACGCGGAGCAAGCCGCTTTCCTCGGGCGGTACCGCGAGGCGATCGCCGCGGCTTATCCGGCGCTCGCCGACGGCACGGTGCTGCTGCCGTTTCCGCGCCTGTTTATCGTCGCTACCCGCTAG